A single window of Synechococcus sp. CBW1004 DNA harbors:
- the mrdA gene encoding penicillin-binding protein 2: MRTYGSSTRHTGVGSQATVLLLVLLLLSGAIVSRLAWLQLLHGRDYRAMADENRIRLIPRDPIRGRLLDRNGRVLATNRLTYKLYVQPRLLSPGDWPGLRDRLASLLGIPAATLDRNHELGQNSEGYRIKLAGPLSQTQVLRFREQASTFPAVEVAADVLRSYPEGRLASHLLGYTGSIGEEEYERLREKGYRLQDRIGRSGLEKAYESHLRGEWGGQQLEVNAAGEVQRVLGDKPARAGRDLRLTIDLDLQRTAERALGSVAKGAIVAMDPRTGAIRALASRPNFDPNIFSEGPTTAQWNDLNRPVAPMLNRAFQGFPPASTFKVVTTIAGLESGQFVPSSTLPTVGQFCYDGQCYGDHGAFGFIGFQKALAVSSNSFYYLLGLKMGPDQLFRTARRLGYGQLTGIELKEEETAGLLGDPAWKKKVLGEAWTSVDTITSAIGQGAVTVTPLQMARLYAAVANGGTLVTPHLVERDTPNRWIGLKPDTVRVVREGLRMVVTEGTATLLNDPLLPPVAGKTGTGEDPPRPDHAWFGGYAPAGRPDLVIVAFGENSGGYGGTVAAPMVKALMSTWFHIGKSSGTP; the protein is encoded by the coding sequence ATGCGCACCTACGGCAGTTCAACCCGCCACACCGGTGTCGGCTCACAGGCGACGGTGCTTCTGCTGGTGCTGCTGCTGCTCAGCGGTGCCATCGTCAGCCGCCTGGCCTGGCTGCAGCTGCTGCATGGCCGCGACTACCGGGCGATGGCCGATGAAAATCGCATCCGCCTGATCCCGCGCGATCCCATCCGCGGACGGCTGCTCGATCGCAACGGCCGGGTCCTGGCCACCAACCGTCTCACCTACAAGCTCTATGTGCAGCCCCGCCTGCTGAGCCCCGGCGACTGGCCAGGGCTGCGGGACCGGCTCGCCTCCCTCCTCGGAATTCCCGCGGCCACCCTGGATCGCAATCACGAGCTGGGGCAGAACAGCGAGGGCTACCGGATCAAGCTGGCGGGTCCCCTGAGCCAGACCCAGGTGCTGCGGTTCCGGGAACAGGCCTCCACTTTCCCGGCGGTCGAAGTGGCTGCCGATGTGCTGCGGTCCTATCCAGAAGGGAGGCTGGCCTCCCATCTGCTGGGCTACACCGGCAGCATCGGCGAGGAGGAATACGAGCGCCTGCGCGAGAAGGGCTATCGCCTGCAGGATCGGATCGGCCGAAGCGGCCTGGAGAAGGCCTACGAGAGCCATCTGCGCGGCGAATGGGGCGGCCAGCAGCTGGAGGTGAATGCCGCAGGAGAGGTGCAGCGGGTGCTGGGCGACAAGCCCGCCCGGGCCGGCAGAGATCTGCGCCTGACCATCGATCTGGATCTGCAGCGCACCGCCGAGCGGGCCCTCGGCAGCGTCGCGAAGGGGGCGATCGTGGCAATGGATCCACGCACCGGCGCCATCCGCGCCCTGGCGAGCCGGCCCAACTTCGATCCGAACATCTTCTCGGAGGGTCCCACCACCGCTCAATGGAACGACCTGAACCGTCCGGTGGCCCCGATGCTCAACCGTGCCTTCCAGGGATTTCCGCCCGCCAGCACCTTCAAGGTGGTGACCACGATCGCCGGCCTGGAATCCGGTCAGTTCGTCCCCAGCTCGACCCTGCCGACCGTGGGTCAGTTCTGCTACGACGGCCAGTGTTACGGCGATCACGGCGCCTTCGGGTTCATCGGCTTCCAGAAGGCACTGGCGGTCAGCAGCAACAGCTTTTATTACCTGCTGGGGCTCAAAATGGGCCCTGATCAGCTGTTCCGCACGGCCAGACGTCTGGGCTACGGCCAGCTCACCGGCATTGAGCTGAAGGAAGAGGAGACGGCCGGACTGCTGGGAGATCCCGCCTGGAAGAAAAAGGTGCTGGGCGAAGCCTGGACGTCGGTGGACACGATCACCTCCGCCATCGGCCAGGGCGCGGTCACGGTCACGCCGCTGCAGATGGCACGTCTCTATGCCGCTGTGGCCAACGGCGGCACGCTGGTGACCCCCCATCTGGTGGAGCGGGACACACCCAACCGCTGGATCGGCCTCAAGCCGGACACCGTGAGAGTGGTGCGCGAGGGTCTGCGCATGGTCGTCACCGAGGGCACCGCCACGCTCCTCAACGATCCCTTGCTGCCACCGGTGGCGGGCAAGACCGGCACCGGTGAGGATCCGCCCCGCCCGGACCACGCCTGGTTCGGCGGCTATGCACCGGCCGGCCGGCCCGATCTGGTGATCGTGGCCTTCGGCGAGAACTCGGGGGGATACGGCGGCACGGTGGCAGCCCCGATGGTGAAGGCGCTGATGAGCACCTGGTTCCACATCGGCAAGAGCAGCGGCACCCCCTGA